A genomic stretch from Phoenix dactylifera cultivar Barhee BC4 unplaced genomic scaffold, palm_55x_up_171113_PBpolish2nd_filt_p 000051F, whole genome shotgun sequence includes:
- the LOC103716983 gene encoding importin-5-like, producing MEQEQQQQLVAILGAADPAPFEALVSQLMSSVNEQRSQAEALFNLSRDRHPDALALKLAHLLHSSSRVEIRAMSAILLRKVLTRGSSSSDAATSPSSYLWPRLSPVTQSSLKSLLLSSVQREDSKSIAKKLCDTVSELASSLLPDDAWPELLPFMFQAVTSTDFPRLQESSLLIFSQLAQYIGDALLPHLSTLHGVFLSSLSHHSSPDVRIAALSATINFIQCLPSASDRDRFQDLLPAMVRTLTEALNSGQEATAQEALELLIELASTEPRFLRRQLPDVVGAMLQIAEANRLEDGTRHLAVEFIVTLAEARERAPGMMRRLPQYIGRLFAILMKMLLDIQDEPAWHSAETEDEDAGETSNYSVGQECLDRISIALGGNTIVPVVSELLPAYLAAPEWQKHHAALIMLAQIAEGCSKVMIKNLEQVINVVLNLFQDPHPRVRWAAINAVGQLSTDLGPDLQIQHHHLVLPALASAMDDFQNPRVQAHAASAILNFSENCTPEILTPYLDGIVGKLLVLLQNGKQMVQEGALTALASVADSSQEYFQKYYDAVMPYLKAILMNATDKSTRMLRAKSMECISLVGMAVGKDKFRDDAKQVMEVLMTLQGSQLETDDPITSYMLQAWARLCKCLGQDFLPYMNVVMPPLLQSAQLKPDVTITSADSDDDIDESDDDSIETITLGDKRIGIRTSVLEEKATACNMLCCYADELKEGFFPWIDQVAPTLVPLLKFYFHEEVRKAAVSAMPELLRSAKLAVEKGQAQGRDESYVKQLSDYIIPALVEALHKEPETEICASMLDSLNECTQLSGTLLDENQVRCIVDEIKHVITASTTRKRERAERTKAEDFDAEEGEVLREENEQEEEVFDQVGDCLGTLIKTFKASFIPFFDELSIYITPMWGKDKTAEERRIAICIFDDVAEQCREAALKYYDTYLPFLLEACNDRNAAVRQAAVFGVGVCAEFGGSVFRPLVGEALCRLNNVIRHPNALDSDNVMAYDNAVLALGKICQFHRDSIDAAQVFPAWLSCLPIKNDLIEAKIVHDQLCSMVERSDRELLGPNNQYLPKIISVFAEILCGGKDLATEQTASRMINLLRQLQQTLPPSVLASTWSSLQPQQQLALHSVLSS from the exons ATGGAGcaggagcagcagcagcagttggTGGCGATCCTTGGGGCGGCGGACCCGGCCCCGTTCGAGGCCCTGGTGTCCCAGCTGATGTCCTCCGTCAACGAGCAGCGATCGCAGGCGGAGGCCCTCTTCAACCTAAGCCGCGACCGCCACCCGGACGCCCTCGCCCTCAAGCTCGCTCACCTCCTCCACTCCTCCTCCCGCGTCGAGATCCGCGCCATGTCCGCCATCCTCCTCCGCAAGGTCCTTACCCGCGGCTCCTCCTCGTCCGACGCCGCCACCTCGCCCTCCTCCTACCTCTGGCCCCGCCTCTCCCCGGTGACGCAATCCTCCCTCAagtccctcctcctctcctccgtcCAGCGCGAAGACTCCAAGTCCATCGCCAAGAAGCTCTGCGACACCGTCTCCGAGCTCGCTTCCAGCCTCCTCCCCGACGATGCCTGGCCGGAACTCCTCCCCTTCATGTTCCAGGCCGTCACCTCCACCGACTTCCCCCGCCTCCAGGAGTCCTCCCTCCTCATCTTCTCCCAGCTCGCCCAATACATCGGCGACGCCCTCCTTCCCCATCTCTCCACCCTCCACGgggtcttcctctcctccctctcccaccACTCTTCCCCCGATGTCCGCATCGCCGCCCTCAGCGCCACCATCAACTTCATCCAGTGCCTCCCCTCCGCCTCTGATCGTGACCGCTTCCAGGACCTCCTCCCCGCCATGGTGCGCACCCTCACCGAGGCCCTCAATTCTGGCCAGGAGGCCACTGCTCAGGAAGCCCTCGAGCTCCTCATCGAGCTTGCCAGCACGGAGCCCCGCTTCCTTCGTCGGCAGCTCCCTGATGTTGTCGGTGCCATGCTTCAGATTGCTGAGGCCAACCGCCTCGAGGATGGCACTCGTCACCTCGCTGTCGAGTTCATCGTCACACTCGCTGAGGCCCGTGAGCGTGCCCCTGGCATGATGCGCCGCCTCCCCCAGTACATCGGCCGCCTCTTTGCTATCCTCATGAAGATGCTGCTTGACATCCAGGATGAGCCCGCCTGGCACAGTGCCGAGACCGAGGATGAAGATGCCGGGGAGACCAGCAACTACAGTGTCGGCCAGGAGTGCCTGGACCGGATCTCCATTGCCCTCGGGGGGAACACTATCGTCCCTGTCGTGTCTGAGCTGCTTCCGGCTTACTTGGCTGCACCTGAGTGGCAGAAGCACCACGCTGCCCTAATCATGCTTGCCCAGATTGCAGAGGGATGTTCGAAG GTCATGATCAAAAACCTTGAACAAGTGATAAATGTGGTCCTGAACTTGTTCCAAGATCCCCATCCTAGAGTACGTTGGGCAGCGATAAATGCTGTTGGGCAGCTGTCAACTGATTTGGGTCCTGATTTGCAAATCCAGCATCACCATCTTGTGTTGCCTGCACTGGCATCTGCTATGGATGATTTCCAGAATCCTCGTGTACAG GCCCACGCTGCTTCTGCAATCCTGAATTTCAGCGAAAACTGTACTCCAGAAATTTTGACACCTTACTTGGATGGAATTGTGGGCAAATTGCTTGTGCTGCTACAG AATGGGAAGCAGATGGTGCAAGAAGGAGCTTTGACAGCTTTGGCATCAGTGGCAGATTCATCACAG GAATACTTCCAAAAGTACTATGATGCTGTTATGCCATACCTGAAAGCTATTTTGATGAATGCTACTGACAAGTCAACTAGAATGCTCCGTGCCAAATCCATGGAGTGCATTAGTTTGGTTGGAATGGCTGTAGGCAAGGATAAGTTCAGGGATGATGCTAAACAG GTAATGGAAGTGCTGATGACATTGCAAGGATCTCAGTTGGAGACGGATGATCCTATAACAAGCTACATGCTGCAG GCATGGGCGAGACTTTGTAAATGCCTAGGCCAGGATTTTCTTCCATACATGAATGTGGTCATGCCCCCATTGCTTCAATCTGCTCAGCTCAAACCAGATGTTACAATTACTTCTgcagattcagatgatgatattGATGAATCCGATGATGACAG CATTGAAACAATCACTCTTGGGGATAAAAGGATTGGTATTAGGACTAGCGTCTTGGAGGAGAAAGCTACAGCGTGCAACATGCTTTGTTGTTATGCTGATGAGCTCAAGGAGGGGTTCTTCCCATGGATTGATCAG GTTGCTCCTACTTTGGTACCACTGCTGAAATTTTATTTCCATGAAGAAGTTAGGAAGGCTGCAGTTTCAG CCATGCCAGAGTTACTACGGTCAGCCAAGTTAGCAGTAGAGAAGGGGCAAGCTCAAGGCCGTGATGAATCGTATGTTAAACAGTTATCTGACTATATAATTCCAGCTCTGGTTGAAGCTTTGCATAAG GAACCTGAGACAGAGATTTGTGCAAGCATGCTGGATTCATTGAATGAATGCACACAG CTCTCTGGAACACTTCTCGATGAAAACCAGGTCAGATGCATAGTGGATGAAATCAAGCATGTGATAACAGCTAGCACAactagaaagagagagagagcagagaGGACAAAAGCAGAGGACTTTGATGCTGAAGAAGGGGAAGTACTCAGAGAAGAAAacgaacaagaagaagaagtcttTGATCAA GTTGGTGATTGCTTGGGCACTTTGATCAAGACATTCAAGGCTTCTTTTATACCATTTTTTGATGAACTTTCCATATATATAACACCCATGTGG GGTAAGGATAAAACAGCTGAAGAAAGAAGGATTGCCATTTGTATTTTTGATGATGTTGCAGAACAATGTCGAGAAGCAGCTCTTAA GTATTATGACACATATCTTCCTTTCTTATTAGAAGCTTGCAATGACCGAAATGCAGCTGTCAGACAG GCTGCAGTGTTTGGTGTTGGGGTTTGTGCAGAGTTTGGTGGTTCTGTATTTAGACCTCTAGTTGGAG AGGCTCTCTGCAGGTTAAATAATGTGATAAGACATCCGAATGCACTTGATTCAGACAATGTAATGGCTTACGACAATGCTGTTTTAGCTCTAGGGAAAATATGCCAGTTTCATCGGGATAGTATTGATGCAGCTCAG GTTTTTCCTGCTTGGTTAAGCTGCTTGCCTATAAAAAATGATCTGATTGAGGCAAAAATTGTACACGACCAGCTCTGTTCAATGGTTGAAAG GTCAGATAGGGAGCTTTTGGGTCCTAACAATCAATATCTCCCCAAGATCATTTCTGTTTTTGCTGAG ATTTTATGTGGGGGCAAGGATTTGGCCACTGAACAGACTGCCAGCAGGATGATCAATCTTTTGAGGCAGCTTCAGCAGACATTGCCTCCGTCAGTTCTGGCTTCAACCTGGTCTTCCTTGCAGCCCCAGCAGCAGCTTGCACTGCATTCTGTCTTGTCATCGTAG